In Eleginops maclovinus isolate JMC-PN-2008 ecotype Puerto Natales chromosome 10, JC_Emac_rtc_rv5, whole genome shotgun sequence, the following proteins share a genomic window:
- the LOC134870290 gene encoding transmembrane protein 100: MGCSSGRQTPAPVLHPDLDCGNGSEANSLPQDSENQNQALNGCREGEPRLPETLPTLERLAQATGGTEKSWYRCVFPFGVISLVIGMAGTGVTFTFNTLLQTKVVSVALLCAGVVMLLVAAVCWRAHRLRKRKKKESGFFTADQGTL, translated from the coding sequence ATGGGCTGCTCTTCAGGTCGCCAAACCCCGGCCCCGGTGCTTCACCCGGACCTGGACTGCGGGAACGGCAGCGAGGCCAACAGCTTACCCCAGGACTCTGAGAACCAAAACCAGGCTTTGAATGGCTGCAGGGAAGGGGAACCCAGACTTCCAGAGACTCTCCCCACGCTGGAGAGACTCGCCCAGGCTACAGGCGGGACGGAGAAGTCCTGGTACCGCTGCGTGTTCCCGTTCGGCGTCATATCGCTGGTGATCGGCATGGCGGGCACGGGGGTGACGTTCACTTTCAACACGCTGCTCCAGACCAAAGTGGTGTCGGTGGCGTTGCTGTGTGCGGGCGTAGTGATGCTGCTCGTGGCGGCCGTTTGCTGGAGGGCCCACagactgaggaagaggaaaaagaaggagagTGGATTCTTCACTGCTGATCAGGGCACTTTGTGA